From the genome of Neisseria lisongii, one region includes:
- the gcvP gene encoding aminomethyl-transferring glycine dehydrogenase, protein MDLNELFNPNEFAARHLSFKDEAELLAALGEESMETFVDNTVPQSIRMPSELDLPEALTEAQALAKLKSIAAKNKVAKSYIGLGYYPTRLPNVILRNVLENPGWYTAYTPYQAEIAQGRLEALLNFQQVCIDLTGFEVAGASLLDEATAAAEAMAMAKRVGKVKSNQFFVDERVYPQTLDVMKTRAKYFGFELVVGSLAQAAEGEYFGALLQYVGKDGDVADLGGVIAGLKEKGTIVAVAADIMSLVLLKSPAELGADIALGNTQRFGVPMGFGGPHAAYFAFKDEFKRSAPGRIIGVSKDASGKPALRMALSTREQHIRREKATSNICTAQALLANLAGMYAVYHGPEGVKRIANRIHALAAAFADALVSDGIQVVHEVFFDTVLADLGERAESVYQNALNAGYNLRRVGGNRLAVAFSEESDPQELAELVQLFTGKAFAAKSIEGRLKTDLLRSDDILTHEVFNRYHTEHEMLRYLKKLEERDLAMNRSMISLGSCTMKLNATAEMLPVTWAEFANIHPFAPQEQVAGYREMLAQLTGFLKAITGFDAISMQPNSGAQGEYSGMLAIRRYHEANGNPDRNVCLIPKSAHGTNPATAAMLGMKVVVVDTDEHGNVKVDDLKAKAEQYSDTLGALMITYPSTHGVYEESIREICSIIHDHGGQVYMDGANLNAQIGIMQPAEVGADVLHMNLHKTFCIPHGGGGPGMGPIGLKAHLAPFAPGHVLTDNGSESATQGAVSAAAFGSASILPITWMYITMMGKQGMKQATRWALLNANYVAKSLSEDYPILYTGKNGRVAHECIVDLRPLKAESGITETDIAKRLMDYGFHAPTVSFPVAGTLMVEPTESESKAELDRFIAALKQIKQEVLKVQNGGWPQDDNPLVNAPHTAANVTAAEWTHPYSREEAVFPLPYVRENKFWPSVNRVDDVYGDRNLICTCPPIESYES, encoded by the coding sequence ATGGACTTGAACGAACTTTTTAACCCCAACGAATTTGCCGCCCGTCATTTGAGCTTCAAAGATGAAGCGGAACTTTTGGCGGCACTCGGCGAAGAGAGCATGGAAACTTTTGTGGACAACACCGTGCCGCAGAGTATCCGTATGCCGTCCGAACTCGACTTGCCCGAAGCGCTGACCGAAGCGCAGGCATTGGCCAAGCTCAAAAGCATTGCCGCCAAAAACAAAGTGGCGAAAAGCTATATCGGTTTGGGCTATTATCCGACCCGTTTGCCGAACGTGATTTTGCGCAATGTCTTGGAAAATCCGGGTTGGTACACCGCCTACACCCCGTATCAGGCAGAAATCGCCCAAGGCCGTTTGGAAGCCTTGCTGAATTTCCAACAAGTCTGTATCGACCTGACCGGCTTTGAAGTAGCGGGCGCATCGCTGCTGGACGAAGCCACCGCCGCCGCCGAAGCCATGGCAATGGCAAAACGGGTCGGCAAAGTCAAAAGCAATCAGTTTTTCGTTGACGAACGGGTGTATCCGCAAACCTTAGACGTGATGAAAACCCGTGCCAAATACTTCGGCTTTGAATTGGTGGTCGGCAGTCTGGCGCAAGCCGCCGAGGGCGAATATTTTGGCGCACTGCTGCAATATGTCGGCAAAGACGGCGACGTTGCCGATTTGGGCGGCGTGATTGCCGGTTTGAAAGAAAAAGGCACAATCGTTGCCGTTGCCGCCGACATCATGAGCTTGGTATTGCTCAAATCGCCGGCCGAACTCGGTGCCGATATTGCACTGGGCAACACCCAACGTTTCGGCGTACCGATGGGCTTCGGCGGCCCGCACGCCGCCTATTTCGCCTTTAAAGACGAGTTCAAACGCTCTGCTCCCGGCCGCATCATCGGCGTGTCCAAAGACGCTTCCGGCAAACCGGCGCTGCGTATGGCACTCTCTACCCGCGAACAGCATATCCGCCGCGAAAAAGCCACGTCCAATATCTGTACCGCCCAAGCGCTGCTGGCGAATCTGGCGGGCATGTATGCCGTGTACCACGGCCCCGAAGGCGTGAAACGCATTGCCAACCGCATTCACGCCTTGGCCGCCGCATTTGCCGATGCGCTGGTTTCAGACGGCATTCAAGTGGTGCATGAAGTCTTCTTTGACACCGTATTGGCAGACTTGGGCGAGCGTGCCGAAAGTGTGTACCAAAATGCCCTCAACGCAGGCTACAACCTGCGCCGTGTCGGCGGCAACCGCTTGGCCGTTGCATTCAGCGAAGAATCCGACCCGCAGGAATTGGCAGAACTGGTGCAGCTCTTTACCGGAAAAGCCTTTGCCGCAAAAAGCATTGAAGGCCGTCTGAAAACCGACCTGCTGCGCAGCGACGACATTCTCACCCACGAAGTGTTCAACCGTTACCATACCGAACACGAAATGCTGCGCTACCTGAAAAAACTCGAAGAGCGAGATTTGGCGATGAACCGCAGCATGATTTCACTGGGCAGCTGCACCATGAAACTCAACGCCACCGCCGAAATGTTGCCGGTAACTTGGGCAGAATTTGCCAATATCCACCCGTTTGCCCCGCAAGAACAGGTCGCAGGCTACCGTGAAATGCTGGCGCAACTGACCGGTTTCCTGAAAGCAATTACCGGTTTTGATGCCATATCCATGCAGCCGAATTCCGGCGCACAAGGCGAATACAGCGGTATGCTCGCCATCCGCCGCTACCACGAAGCCAACGGCAACCCCGACCGCAACGTTTGCCTGATTCCGAAATCGGCACACGGCACCAACCCCGCCACCGCCGCCATGCTCGGCATGAAAGTCGTGGTGGTCGATACCGACGAACACGGCAACGTCAAAGTGGACGATCTCAAAGCCAAAGCCGAACAATACAGCGACACCCTCGGCGCATTGATGATTACCTATCCATCGACCCACGGCGTGTACGAAGAAAGCATTCGCGAAATCTGCAGCATTATCCACGACCACGGCGGCCAAGTGTATATGGACGGTGCCAACCTCAATGCCCAAATCGGCATCATGCAGCCGGCCGAAGTCGGCGCAGACGTGTTGCACATGAACCTGCACAAAACCTTCTGCATTCCGCACGGCGGCGGCGGCCCCGGCATGGGTCCGATCGGCTTGAAAGCCCACCTCGCCCCATTCGCCCCCGGCCATGTCCTGACCGACAACGGCAGCGAAAGCGCCACCCAAGGCGCAGTATCCGCCGCCGCATTCGGTTCCGCCAGCATTTTGCCGATTACCTGGATGTACATCACCATGATGGGCAAACAAGGCATGAAACAGGCAACCCGTTGGGCGCTCCTAAACGCCAACTACGTTGCCAAATCCCTGAGCGAAGACTACCCGATTCTCTACACCGGCAAAAACGGCAGAGTAGCGCACGAATGTATCGTTGATCTGCGTCCGCTCAAAGCCGAAAGCGGCATCACCGAAACCGACATCGCCAAACGCCTGATGGACTACGGTTTCCACGCCCCAACTGTGTCCTTCCCTGTGGCAGGCACACTGATGGTCGAACCGACCGAGTCCGAAAGCAAAGCCGAACTCGACCGCTTTATCGCCGCCCTGAAACAGATCAAACAGGAAGTGTTGAAAGTGCAAAACGGCGGCTGGCCGCAAGACGACAACCCGCTGGTCAACGCCCCGCACACCGCCGCCAACGTTACCGCCGCAGAATGGACGCACCCATACAGCCGAGAAGAAGCCGTATTCCCGCTGCCGTATGTCCGTGAAAACAAATTCTGGCCGAGCGTGAATCGGGTGGACGATGTGTACGGCGACCGCAACCTAATCTGCACCTGCCCGCCGATTGAATCCTACGAAAGCTGA